The Sebastes umbrosus isolate fSebUmb1 chromosome 10, fSebUmb1.pri, whole genome shotgun sequence nucleotide sequence acacacacatacacacacatctgagTGAGGGATGTGGAGCGTTCACTTTTTAGTATCTCTGTGTCAAATGTTTTTGGATTGTATAAACGCTTTgaccattattttgaaattctaacaaaaaaaatatttgagatacagacgtttaaaaaaaaattattaaactGATGTAGCCCCCAACCCAAACAttcacatacaaaaaaaaattagtttTCCAATCACATAATCAAAATATAATAAGACATCATTTTCTGATAAATTCCATGAATTTATACATGAGTTAATTTCCCAATGCTCTACAGTATCAGATACTTCCGTAGCgtcagaaatgtttttgtttttttaataataaaggcATCTTTTCagcaaaaaatgtcatgtcttTTAGCTTAAAAAGGTGCATTCAGGCATGCCAATTGTCTCCCATCGATCTCAACGTAAGGATTATGCTTTAAGAGGAAAACACGCACAGATAACAGACGTCTTCACATTCGCGCCTCTGCGTCTAATCTGGGATATCGTACTGAATCAGCCTCCGCTCAGCTCGTGACAAACATATCTGACCCTTCAACTTTCAGCAGGACAGCTCagtttcagccttttttttttctctctctctctctctcgctctccccaTTATTCTTCACATTTGAGCCACATAACTGCACTCGACAGACCTGAAGTAAGTGCCCAATGAGCAGAAATAATTAAGAAATGGTTTTACCACGTCTAGAGCTGGAGAGGACGGAGACATGAGAGGTGGAGAACAAACATACAGCAGTGGAGGAATTGAAACgcctgaggaggagcagaaggaggaggaggaagtgctGGGTGGACGTAGATCTTCAGTAGGTTAAATTGACTGGTAATAATAACCAAGCCACACGCTCataaacacacgcacaaacacacacacacacacacacacacacacacacacacgcacacgcagcAGAGAGATCAGTGCATATACACACAGGCTTAAAATGCTTCATCGTATCGCTTCAACATCCGACGGAAACACATTCGGTAACATTCTTCTAGGAGCCCAGCGACAGACCTACGATGAGTAGAAAATAAATCCAACTTTTCACTGTCAAAATGTTCAAacatctcccctccctcccccccacaCCCCGATGCAAAAACCACAACTTAAAGGTTTAAGACAAAATCAAATGttcatgcatttttttccccatagTCGTGAGAATAATATTCAGTTTTTCAACAGACTGCACCCTGGAGTAGTattcacaaagaaaagaaaaggaaagccTGTTGTCAAATATTTGATCAATTACAATGTGTACAGTAATACAgcaaattcacattttttattttaaaatatacagGTTTGGACGTCATGCAACAACAGCAGGTccattacaaaaaaagtaacaaaataataataataataataataataataataataatcattaatttaaaaacaaaaaaaatgcaacggATTTAAGTTCTAAAACTATAGCAGAACAATATACAACAACCTTAAATTAAATACCTTTTCAACAAGAGATGTTTTTAAAGACTGCCAGCtagatttaagaaaaaaattctattcataacaataataattattataataatttgtttcatttttagaAAATACTTCAAATTGATTGGAAGTGAAAAAAGGAGGCTGTGCATTGCATGAGTGCCATCAGTtagtctgtcagtcagtcagctttaCCCTGAACACACAACGCCAAAGAGCTTAACAGGAGAAGCAGCGGGGAGCGCTTCGCCAACGACACCTCTATGCCAGTAGAAAATCAAATtaatacacacaaaacacactcatacacactcaCGCACGTCAGGTGAAATTTTTTGCCAGAGTAGTGCAGTatcgcacacacgcacacacacacacacttcttcaaactgtgtgtgtatgtgtgtgtgtggtgatcaCAGTACCCGTTTAGTGTAttgtaatgcttttttttcacttcagtGTGTTCGACCTGAACTCCTGCAGTGGTGTTTGCTGTCTGTGGGACTGGGACCGATACGCTGGCCAGCGTCGGAGTGTTGTGTCTGAGATGAAGCACAAACGGGAGTGAAAACTCTTCGAGAAGGCGAGACATTCTCACTGGGACCCATGTCCTTAGACGCAATAAAAACCACCAAACGGAaccaaataaaaataagagttcagaataaaatagaataaaacaaaattaccccaaacagcaacaacaaaaaaaactcagtAGTAACATTTTCATGTGCTATTAAAGTGCAATTGAATGAGATTTTGCGACACACAAGAACACGACTCACTTGAACCCCAAATATCAAACTTTTTTCCACCTCCCTTTCGCCTCCCCATGCCTCTCTGCCCTTCTTCCGCTCTCCGCTCTCTTTCCCTTTATCAAACCCAGCAGTCTGTTTCTACTTCCACAGTTCCTGGGAGCTGTCCTCGATCGCCCAATCCCTGACATTGGGCAGCGCCAGCGGTTCGCTCTTAACTGACAGCGAGTTGACAAGTTCGCAATGGAACTTGCGGATGTGTCGGTAGAGGTCCCCGGACTGCGTGAAGCGCCGCTCGCACCACTTGCAAGCGTGCGGCTTCTCGCGCGTGTGCACCACTGCGTGGCGGCTGAGGTTGTGTGAGTATTGGAAGCTCTTGCCGCAGGTGGTGCAGGTGTAGGGTTTCTCACCGGAGTGTGTCCGCTCGTGGCGCTTCAGCGTGTACATGCAGGAGAAGGTCTTGCTGCAGATGGTGCAGGTGGGCACGTTGACATCTCCGGCGGGCTTGGAGCGGATGCCCTCCTGCTCCCTGAAGTGGGAGCTGAGGTGGAGCTGGAGGATGTGCGGGGAGGGGAATACCTTGTTACACAGCGGGCACATGAAGATCTGGGTGTGTTGAGCTGACAGCATGTTGGAGACGTAGGGCAGCAGGGCGCTATCCATGCTGGCCACCTCGGCCTGGGCGCGCTCATTTTCACTCGCCAGTATGTCCTCGTCGTCTGCCGTGGCCGAGGGCTTCTCGTCCCGCTCCAGCTCCGAGGCCAGGGAGGCCTCTCGCAGAGCGGACAGGTGCGCTTCCAGGCCGAGCCTCCGCTGGGCCGACAGGGGCCCCCCGACCCCGTGGTGGCTCAGGCCCCCGTTGGTGCTGGCAATCGTCGCCTTGGTGATGCCGCTGTGCTCCATGTCGTAGTCCCCACCTCCCAGTTCCTCTTCCTCGTCTGAAGCCACGCCCCTCTCCACCTTCACCCTCACAGCCAACGGGCTTTGGAGGCTGTCTGGTGTAGCTGCCCCGCTGAAATAGGACTGGTGGTGGTTACTGTGGTTGCTACCGGCAATCGGCTTGACCGACAGGTCCAGGACGCAGTCGACCACATCATTGGAGACCCTCCTGCCCCTGTGCCCTCCACGAGAGCTCACGGAGCGGTGGGACCTTTGCGAGAGGGTTCCAGTGGAGCTGGTGGGGCTGCCGGCCGGAGAGAGCAGCTTCCCTCCCTCCGCCAGCCCTTCCCCACCCTGCATCTCTGCCTCGCCGTGCCCTGGGCTGGTCGTAGCCATGGCTGGCGTCCCTGGCCTGTCTGCAGACGGCAGCCTCAGCCACAGCGGTCCTGCCTCggccttcccctcctcctcttcatcactgtgCAGCAAGTCGGCTGTCGCAGGCCGGCCTGTAGAACCGTCTGATAGACTGTCGGCCTTATCGGAACAGCTGGACCCACCGTCCTCTTCTCTGCGCGTGCTGTCCGCCTCCGCCGTGCCCTTCTGCTTCAAACGTTTCTTACACACCTTGACAATGTCATACATGTGCAAGTAGCTGGCCGCTGCCAGCACATCCTCTACAGGAAGGTCCTGGAGCTGCAGCTTGCCCTCATACATGAACTCCAGGAGCAGGGAAAAGGCCGGGGCTGTGACAATGTCGTTGTTGAGGTGCACCACGTCTCTCTTGTCCAGCTGGTCCTTGTAGAAGAGGTGAAAGTACATGCTGCAAGAGGCCAGCACGGCGCGGTGGGCCCGGAACTGGGCATCGCCCACCAGCACCGTGGAGTCACACAGGAAGCCCTGGTGCCGCTGCTCGCTCAGACACTGGAGTAAATGTCTGCTGTGGTCTGGGAACTCCATCTTGCCGTCCTCATAACctgcacagagacacagaggcaAAGTTAGATACATCTGATTAAGATCTGTGAAATTTACACCTAATGTaggtttttaaagattttttgcaagttttcaatTGGGttgttgttaaataaaatatttgcttATTTTCAGGGTTCAATATTTGCTCAGTGAAGGTAAATACACGAAGAGAAAAAAGGAACAATGAAATGTAGAAAAGCAAAACCTACTAAAgagaatttaaattaaaaaaaacccgACAAAATagagattttaaaaagaagCAAGAAAACCaactacatttaattttttaaatgaaatatgggATAAGATAAAAATCAAGTTAAATGTAGAGATCATGACACTGTTCATATAATCACTTAGGTTTTTGTgttaacatttaattaaaattatCTTAAATGAGgccaattaaaaaaacaacaacagagataCGCAAGAAAGAGGAGACAAATGCCAGAAACACATATGGTATGTGATGCTGAAAACTAACTACAGAGGAGAGGACGAGCGAGCAAAAAGAAACGCATCAGGAGAAGATAGTCGAAACAGGAAGACAGAAGCAAAAAGAGAAACGCTTtcaaagtaaattaaaataCGACAAAATTCGCAACGTAACGAGCAGCAAAGATAccacatatattttaaatatcttTATATATTTGATGTATATTATGTTTGCACagccatgattttttttttactcacaaTCACAACATCAACAGAAATATTTCTGCTCAAATTCAGAAATACCACGCAGGTAGCTGCAAAGTCATGCACACGCTTGTTCGTACAACGATGCCAAATATTGATGTTATTTCAATAATTATTTATCcgcaataaataaaaagaaaagggaaaaagaagaaaaactgatgctaattacaattcaaaattataattaatcaCTAATTCTGTTTTTACCCCTAGACAGACTTAATGTGAGGATAACCAGCAGCGACAGAttcttctcctctgtctctccgctctctccctctctctctgtatctctctaaCTCCTCTGCCTGCACTCCTGGATTGTCGCTGCTCCTACGCtggttatttttattaaccCACTTTGGCCTGGCCTGGCACAGCCCTTTTAGGTAACCGGCTTTCAGCTGCTcctcacgtacacacacacacacacacacacacacacacacacacacacacacttagtaCCAGCCTACCTACCAACCACCTCCACAGGCTAAGTCGAGCAGGAAAACTGGCCAATTGAAATAGCACCgatgaaaacaaaacagcttgtcCCTCGTTTAACCTGCGAGCGCCGGCTTTAGGTGTGTGAGATTAGACGAGGGGAGCAAAAAAGAgacgagaagaagaagatgaaggcgAGAAAACTTGCTGCTCTTCAGGTGTCCTTAAAACAGTCGAATTTCTCTAgttgataaaataaatgaacaactAAATCTCGGACGACGGAATGACGGGACCGAAATCTGTAAAATCATTAAGTCCCACCTGTTAACGAAGTCGATTTGTCCTGCCTGAGAAAATACATCGGTCCCGCTCTGCGCTGTGTTAACCAAAGCAGTTAAATCACCTCATTTGAATGAAGCTAAACCAAGAATGTCACCGCGTGTGTGAGACTGTGTgtcgtgtgtatgtgtgtgtgtgctcgccCTCCGGCTTGTTCAGACTGCTTTTAATGAGGGGGCTTACGGGGACAAGGGTGTACCACCTCCCACCTCCAACCCCCCCACAACCTCCCTCCTCTGTCCAGCCAAACCCCTCTGCCACCTCCTCCTTCCACACCGCCCGTCACTCACACACTCCTTCCCATCTGAATCTTACAAGTAAAACCCCGCACATCCGCCCCATAGTAGAAACTGCCCTCTTCCtcaacccccccaccaccaccaacaccaccacccaGAAGAGAAGATTTACAATACAATCACTGTAAGTGCCCTGCTCGTCACAGCATCAATCCTAATCCTTAAAGATGGCTAAAAATAAAGACGGCAGTGGCGGCGGTGGGGAGGGAGCCGTCAGCGGAGGCTCAGGAGGGCAGCAGCCCGTCACCCAGGCCCGCCCGGGCCCGGCCAGTTAGCTCAGGCAGGGGTCTgagggagacacacacagaggggcaGGGAGGGAGAGGGTGAGGGAGAGGCTGGGACGGCCGGGGAGGGAGGCTTACCCACATCTGATCCAGCTGACGGGGGCCATATGGCAGCTGCTAGCCAGATAAAGAGATTAAGACTAGGAGGGAGTGCGATTACAGCTGTCTAGCCAATTCAGGCAGCTCAAATCTGCAACTTCTAAATTAGTCTCCTCTACTCCAGCCGACAGGAGGGGAAGAAGACAGCACATGCTTTCAAGTAATTTTAAAGAGAGTTTAACTGaaacggaaaaaaaacaaaaacggatTCAATGATTAGGATTAAACAGcagcttcttttattttttgcttaacattttttgttcttttaacaactaaaaataattttttctTTGCTCAaatttaacttattttaaaaatgactaaattattattatttttttttaattaaaacatcaaaaaaGCATTACTTTTAATTATGATTTCACTTCTTtactattataataaattacctggaggaaaaaagagctttgatttaaaataatgttttctcAATTGCAACTTTGTTTCCAGTTAATGAGTGAACAAAATGCCTGACAACACAAATaggaaacaaaatgcaaaaacagtagCTGAGTTTTAAATGCGGCTCTCTAGACTACCAACTAAAAAACACAGCGGAGAGTTCCCGGACTGCAATTACACCTCAGACAGGCAGCAGCAACACGAGTTTACTACTCACCAGCAGCTTCACACACAGCGCTCACACTGGTTTGACACACCGGAGATCcccacaacaaaacaaaataactcCTCCACTACCCCAGACTCTCCTCCTCTACTCACTctgcctctcacacacactcacacacacacacaaacacacacacaggcacacacaaaaCGATACCTGCAGCAGTATGCATCAACTTGATTAACTCCACTGTAGCAGAATAGCTGGGCTCTCTGGCTGGGAATGGCTGtgtatctccctctctctttctctctctctctttctttctttctcttcgtcgcttgctctctctctgaatcaaTGAGTGGgtagaagaggagagaagaagaagaagaagagggaggcaggcaaaaaaaaaaaacacgctgTTCAAACTGCGAGGGACAGATGCAAAGTGGAGGAGATGTTGGAGGGGGAACGAGAtaccacctccctcctcctcctcctcctcctcctaactGGCGCTGATCGGCagccacaaacacatacacagcgtgcacacacacacacacacagcactaaCTCTCCCAGGCTGCCGCTGAGACTCACAATAAAGGACtggggaggggtggagggatggaggaggaggaggaggaggaggaggaggaggaggtggggtggATGGCAGCCTGTCAGCTGCTCTGACATCATCCTCAGATGGAGATGCTACCTCCAGCTGTGCTCTTTCTACAGCCATATGCTGCCTCCTCTACACTCCTGCCACCAGACTCCTCTTTCATTctaccaacaccaacaccacgcaactttgtctctctttctcccccctttttctctctctctgggaaaaaaaacatgggtTTACAAAATGCAGTGGGatgctgatttgtttttttgggaaACAGAAGAGTTTACATGAAACCACAACTGCCCAAAAAACTATCAAATCCACCAGGGAAATGGAAAGTTTGCAGCATATACACACAGAGGTTCTGAGTACAAACTTTTTGAAATAATCTAATTCTTAAATACTCCTCCGTCTTTCTGCCCATGTCTCCTTCCAATAACCATAAACAAAGGCCAACACAGCACATTTGCAACTGACAGACGCACGCAGCTGATATTGTTTTCCACTTCTTTACGGTTCAGCGCCGCTGCCTCGTcttgtattcattcattcactcatccactcattcattcactcatccatccatccatccatccatccatctatctacccccccccccccctgctcgGACCTTTCGGACAACCGACAGGAACCAAAATGAAATGAGGAAACAATGAGAACAAGTCCTAAAGAAAGAACATAATGAGTGCAAATCCGAAACAAAAGCTTATACGAGCCTTTAATAAGCCGGAGAGAAACCTATTACCACAGCAGCCTGATTTCGCTTTCGCTTTAGTGAAAGTGTGCACGTTAGGAGCGTGTGAATGTCCAGACATTTAATAGATGCGAGGAtaatttctatttcattttgTGCCCAACAAATAATCCAGTTTAAAAGACACACAGCCTATTATCACATTATTGTCTCctacacaattaaaaaaagacacatcTGTACGCACATAAATGTCGAGATAAATAATAAGCATATTactgttatttgttttttttataatataagaGCGATGAGCAACTTGTGAAACATTTAGAAGTTAATTACAAACATTTCTGGATaataaaagtcaacttttccTTCAAGTTTTCCAATAAAAGGACAGTTTATAACCAAAAAGTAAAAGACTTTAAATAGCTTTATCTTTGTAAACATGTGGTGGACTCTAACTTCTACCATCTTTAATGagcttatatataaaaaaatcatcTCAGCTTTCAAAGTGTGAGACATTAAATGAACTTTCATTAACTTCACCACTGAGTGAGTCTCAGTTATCATCTTTAATTAAGAAAGAGTCGCTGCACAACAACTGGATCCTGTTGTTACTCTGACACATGTTACCATCGTGACAGCGCTGTAGTCAACACATGGACACGCACAAGTCAACAATATCATCTATAAATTAGTTATAAATGACACTAATAACACCGTCAACTTGGTTTTAAAGCAGCCAACACATTGCCACCGACGACACGGCCGGTTTGAGAGCTTTGTAAATtagtacatttgcataaaaagtCAGAGTAATGTGAGTCAGGCTGTGAGGATGTGGTCGGAAAAAacttacaaaaacacatttcttagcagaagacacaacaaacagagggagacagacagagacggacagagagacacattgaCCCACGCAGCTAGCTGTGGAGCTATAGAGCCCGGTGGAGGCTAACTAAAGTAAAGCGGAGAGGCTCCGGTATACAGAGGTCTATTTACAGTAGTTGGTGAAGGCCCCGGTGCTatgacaacagctgctggaaCAGCGAGCAGGCACAGCTAACATGGGAACTATTAGTGCGAGGAGGCAACACAGTAATGCTAAGGAAGGTTTAGCTACTTTTTCCCCTCCGTTAACCCTCCACCCAgcctctctctggctctctctgaGCCTCCTCTAGTCCGACTCACAGCACTTACAGACAACACGGTCCAACGTCTTCCTCCGTCaggtcctcctcttcttccttcagGAGACACAAACTAGATCGACTTTGGACTAATTTCCATAAGAGGCTGCTGCCGAGgcgagccgagccgagccgagccgagcagGCGGAGGgacggaggacggaggagggAGTGACGGGGAGTCGAGCACTCTGCGGCGGACAGATGTTTCCGAGCTGTTGCTGCTCAACTCGGGGCTGGAACAAGGAGAGAGCGAGTTGACTGGCACGGCAAGGAAACCAATGGAGCCGGCGAGGAGCAAAGTGAAGGCAAATTGGAAGCAGACGAGAGGGAGGGctgtgtcttcttcttctctcgtcGGCGTAGGTTGAcaccagcaggcaacaacagcagcagcagcacacacagtgaggaggcagaggcgaagaagaagaagaagctgctggGCCAAACCAACTGGTTCTGCGAGTCAGTCAGTGAGGCGGACTACTGCTGGCGCAGcggagagcggagagagagtggagagcAGCGCGGTGCGCTCTGGGTAGTGTAGTCATGCtggagcgggggggggggggggggtggtggtggtggtggtggtggaggaggagctgatgtGAGCAGGTGCACCaccttgacaaaaaaaactgatGGTTATAATGCTCAACATTGCATTGTTGAACTAATAACAGCTTTTAGTTGTTCGACTATGTGCAAAGTATGAGGTGTTAatctataattaataataatctacATAATTCcagatctaaaaaaaacatggttgatTTACTGTTTGCAGctgtggaaagtaactaagtacatttactacttaagtacaattttgacatatacttatattttatgagtttttccattttctgctactttatacatcTACTCCGCTACAtatcagagggaaatattgtactttttactccactacattcatttgacagttgcagtttgtttttttttacataaaaagcaCATGATATGCTTGTATGATATGATGCAATACTATACTACaaatctacccagtagtatacaaAATATTGTCTCCAAGTTGAGGAGCTACAACACTAAAATGCTTTTTCATGCATgtgttagtgataaaaacagaataatataatattctataataatatgcatcctttttacttttgatactttaagtacattttgctaaaacatacttctgtacttttacttaagtaacctTTTGAAtttgggacttttacttgtaatggggtatttttagactgtggtatttctacttttactgaagtaaagtatCCAAGTACTTCTTCCAACACTGGCTACTTTATTTGAGTCATACCactttatgttactttatagcctacttctactccactacacttATATAgcataattaattattaattaacaaTAATTAATTGTATATTAACCTATCAGTGATTATAATCCAGTAGcctattattctgaaatgggccattctgcataataaatatataataaataaatattattgatgctcatacttttgtacttttacttgagtaaattatTTCTACATTGTGGTATTACCTGAGTACTTTTTGTCGTTGTCATTTACAGTACTCTAGTGCTGACATAATTAGTGATATAATTGATTAGTTCATTACTCAATAtcacaacaattttgataatcggttaatTGTTTAATTTGTTCATCAAGCGGAAATGTCAACCGTATTTGTTGCTTATCTCTTTTTATGCCAttttaaaattaacattttaatattttaaagagCTAAACTTGAGCTCAAATGATGggtgtttcagtttttttacattttattgactgaacaattaattcattaattgggAAAATTATCTAAAGATGAATTGATGATGAAATAATTGTTTGACGCAGCCCTCCAGCACTCTATTAGTTTGTCTATTACGGTCACCATCTATGGTAATTGATTTCAGTTATAAAACACTAAAGATGTACTGAGGATAACATCCTTTTTGTCTCACGATGTCTGTCCAACACCTTCATCATTTATCACAGTTTACATGCGTGGCTGCCTACAGTTTGTGATGTGCCGTCAGATCGTCAGTCTGAGCTCTACGAGTGGAAAAGACAAACCCTCAGTGACAAAGGCTGTAAGGATGCAGCGGAAACTGTAGCTGCAAGACAGGTTTGTTTTGTGAAAACAGAGGCAGAGATGTGTTCAATGGATTTACTGCTTATTAAAGGCCagcataaacacatttttaaaatcccCAAAATGACTTTTCAGATCAAAACAGGAATGAAAGGAGTAATACGGAAAGTAATAACAGgccttttttaattaatacaagGAATTGCAATTAGGCCACTTATTGATATAACAGTTATGAGACCCAGCATCTCCCCAACATGACTGAGACTTTTATGGGCGGCTTCCTGTGCCTCGCTGACGTAATGCCAAGGTTCTGTGTGGCAAGGCCTGTTTAACCTGTAAGTTTCAGTTTACAATAAACCAACCCGAATAAACAGGTTGTTGTAACACAGGACCGGTCTGTTCCTTCACTGACAGCTGAGTATTAAAAAGATCACATCATTTAGTTTATCACTGCAGCGGTCTTCAACATGGGACCCCGCGGTTTATCTACAGCcaaatgtgattatatttttcCCATATATCTGCCTGAGGTTAGATCTTTTTGTACCTGTTTTATGAAGAATGTCATT carries:
- the zbtb18 gene encoding zinc finger and BTB domain-containing protein 18 isoform X3, translated to MEFPDHSRHLLQCLSEQRHQGFLCDSTVLVGDAQFRAHRAVLASCSMYFHLFYKDQLDKRDVVHLNNDIVTAPAFSLLLEFMYEGKLQLQDLPVEDVLAAASYLHMYDIVKVCKKRLKQKGTAEADSTRREEDGGSSCSDKADSLSDGSTGRPATADLLHSDEEEEGKAEAGPLWLRLPSADRPGTPAMATTSPGHGEAEMQGGEGLAEGGKLLSPAGSPTSSTGTLSQRSHRSVSSRGGHRGRRVSNDVVDCVLDLSVKPIAGSNHSNHHQSYFSGAATPDSLQSPLAVRVKVERGVASDEEEELGGGDYDMEHSGITKATIASTNGGLSHHGVGGPLSAQRRLGLEAHLSALREASLASELERDEKPSATADDEDILASENERAQAEVASMDSALLPYVSNMLSAQHTQIFMCPLCNKVFPSPHILQLHLSSHFREQEGIRSKPAGDVNVPTCTICSKTFSCMYTLKRHERTHSGEKPYTCTTCGKSFQYSHNLSRHAVVHTREKPHACKWCERRFTQSGDLYRHIRKFHCELVNSLSVKSEPLALPNVRDWAIEDSSQELWK
- the zbtb18 gene encoding zinc finger and BTB domain-containing protein 18 isoform X2, translating into MHTAAGYEDGKMEFPDHSRHLLQCLSEQRHQGFLCDSTVLVGDAQFRAHRAVLASCSMYFHLFYKDQLDKRDVVHLNNDIVTAPAFSLLLEFMYEGKLQLQDLPVEDVLAAASYLHMYDIVKVCKKRLKQKGTAEADSTRREEDGGSSCSDKADSLSDGSTGRPATADLLHSDEEEEGKAEAGPLWLRLPSADRPGTPAMATTSPGHGEAEMQGGEGLAEGGKLLSPAGSPTSSTGTLSQRSHRSVSSRGGHRGRRVSNDVVDCVLDLSVKPIAGSNHSNHHQSYFSGAATPDSLQSPLAVRVKVERGVASDEEEELGGGDYDMEHSGITKATIASTNGGLSHHGVGGPLSAQRRLGLEAHLSALREASLASELERDEKPSATADDEDILASENERAQAEVASMDSALLPYVSNMLSAQHTQIFMCPLCNKVFPSPHILQLHLSSHFREQEGIRSKPAGDVNVPTCTICSKTFSCMYTLKRHERTHSGEKPYTCTTCGKSFQYSHNLSRHAVVHTREKPHACKWCERRFTQSGDLYRHIRKFHCELVNSLSVKSEPLALPNVRDWAIEDSSQELWK
- the zbtb18 gene encoding zinc finger and BTB domain-containing protein 18 isoform X1, producing the protein MYFLRQDKSTSLTGYEDGKMEFPDHSRHLLQCLSEQRHQGFLCDSTVLVGDAQFRAHRAVLASCSMYFHLFYKDQLDKRDVVHLNNDIVTAPAFSLLLEFMYEGKLQLQDLPVEDVLAAASYLHMYDIVKVCKKRLKQKGTAEADSTRREEDGGSSCSDKADSLSDGSTGRPATADLLHSDEEEEGKAEAGPLWLRLPSADRPGTPAMATTSPGHGEAEMQGGEGLAEGGKLLSPAGSPTSSTGTLSQRSHRSVSSRGGHRGRRVSNDVVDCVLDLSVKPIAGSNHSNHHQSYFSGAATPDSLQSPLAVRVKVERGVASDEEEELGGGDYDMEHSGITKATIASTNGGLSHHGVGGPLSAQRRLGLEAHLSALREASLASELERDEKPSATADDEDILASENERAQAEVASMDSALLPYVSNMLSAQHTQIFMCPLCNKVFPSPHILQLHLSSHFREQEGIRSKPAGDVNVPTCTICSKTFSCMYTLKRHERTHSGEKPYTCTTCGKSFQYSHNLSRHAVVHTREKPHACKWCERRFTQSGDLYRHIRKFHCELVNSLSVKSEPLALPNVRDWAIEDSSQELWK